A single Elaeis guineensis isolate ETL-2024a chromosome 15, EG11, whole genome shotgun sequence DNA region contains:
- the LOC105036466 gene encoding LOW QUALITY PROTEIN: cysteine proteinase inhibitor 1 (The sequence of the model RefSeq protein was modified relative to this genomic sequence to represent the inferred CDS: inserted 1 base in 1 codon), whose amino-acid sequence MTWSLQLFPCTGRRCTGTNVLGPDVTGPDPWNPTALPDKLSSIQWAPRTWKNPRRKRSFPDPHPTPTLCPFLSSSLHRTRRRKIVTIIITMRSLPILLLPLLLVATGTLAATVAMSKPLLXGWQPIKNVNDAHVQEIAKFAVSEHNKLANSRLAFSKVVKGETQVVSGINYRLVVEAKNGGAMAKYEAIVWEKAWEGFRKLTSFQPVQS is encoded by the exons ATGACGTGGAGCCTACAGCTGTTCCCCTGTACAGGGAGGAGATGCACGGGAACGAACGTACTGGGGCCTGATGTAACAGGTCCTGATCCGTG GAACCCCACCGCCCTCCCCGACAAACTTTCTTCCATCCAGTGGGCCCCACGGACGTGGAAAAACCCTAGACGAAAACGCTCCTTCCCCG ATCCCCACCCAACCCCCACCTTATGCCCATTCTTATCCTCCTCCTTACATCGCACTAGAAGGAGAAAAATCGTCACCATTATCATCACCATGAGATCCCTTCCTATTCTtctcctccctcttcttctcGTAGCCACTGGAACCCTCGCAGCCACCGTAGCCATGAGCAAGCCTCTTC GGGGTTGGCAGCCAATCAAGAATGTTAATGACGCCCATGTCCAGGAGATTGCCAAGTTCGCGGTGTCGGAGCACAACAAGCTGGCCAACTCTAGGCTTGCGTTTAGTAAAGTGGTAAAGGGCGAGACCCAGGTGGTGTCTGGAATTAACTATCGGCTTGTCGTGGAGGCTAAGAATGGCGGAGCCATGGCGAAGTATGAGGCCATCGTGTGGGAGAAGGCCTGGGAGGGGTTCAGGAAGCTCACATCCTTCCAGCCAGTCCAGAGTTGA